In one Pseudomonas sp. 31-12 genomic region, the following are encoded:
- a CDS encoding ABC transporter ATP-binding protein/permease has protein sequence MNQNAEYSAVNDAVRGQFFRKVWAMITPYWRSEEKVKAWTLLIAVIALSLISVGISVWFNTWYKDFYNALQQKDEAAFWRLILYFCGIAAVAIVGAVYRLYLTQMLTIRWRAWLTEKHFARWLGNKNYYQLEQGGYTDNPDQRISEDLNNFTSNTLELGIGLLRNIVSLVSFSIILWGVSGSIEVFGFTIPGYMFWCVLVYAVIGSWLTHLIGRRLIGLNNKQQRFEADLRFSMVRIRENAESIALYNGEPNENRRLSNRFGMVWHNFWDIMKVSKRLTFFTAGYQQAAIIFPFIVASPRYLSGKIELGELMQISSAFGNVQESFSWFISAYQNLASWRATCDRLLSFRQAMTDNEERAPAIDVQNSGSALKVHNLGLDLADGRHLLTNADMTLEEGERVMISGRSGSGKSTLFRAMGHLWPTGHGSIRLPTARYLFLPQKPYLPIGTLREALSYPQAGETYPHERYVHVLETCRLPHLVARLDEANHWQRMLSPGEQQRLAFARALLYAPQWLYMDEATSAMDEEDEASLYQALIDEIPGLSIVSVGHRSSLKRFHPRHVRIENGHLVDQTVIA, from the coding sequence ATGAATCAGAACGCTGAGTATTCCGCGGTCAACGATGCTGTGCGCGGGCAGTTTTTTCGAAAAGTCTGGGCGATGATCACGCCGTACTGGCGCAGCGAGGAGAAGGTCAAGGCCTGGACGCTGCTGATCGCGGTGATTGCGTTATCGTTGATCAGCGTGGGGATCTCGGTGTGGTTCAACACCTGGTACAAGGATTTTTACAACGCGCTGCAGCAAAAAGACGAAGCGGCGTTCTGGCGGCTGATTCTGTATTTCTGCGGGATTGCGGCGGTGGCGATTGTCGGTGCCGTGTACCGGCTCTATCTGACCCAGATGCTGACCATTCGCTGGCGTGCCTGGCTCACGGAAAAGCATTTCGCCCGCTGGCTCGGCAACAAGAATTACTACCAGCTGGAGCAGGGCGGTTATACCGATAACCCGGACCAGCGGATCTCCGAAGACCTCAACAACTTCACCTCCAATACCCTGGAATTGGGCATCGGTTTGCTTCGCAATATTGTTAGCCTGGTGTCGTTCTCGATCATTCTGTGGGGCGTGTCGGGCAGTATCGAAGTGTTTGGTTTTACCATACCCGGCTACATGTTCTGGTGTGTGCTGGTGTATGCCGTGATCGGCAGCTGGCTGACGCATTTGATCGGTCGCCGCTTGATCGGCCTCAACAACAAACAACAACGCTTCGAAGCCGACCTGCGTTTCTCCATGGTGCGGATTCGCGAAAATGCCGAGAGCATTGCGCTGTACAACGGCGAGCCCAATGAAAACCGTCGCTTGAGCAACCGCTTCGGGATGGTCTGGCACAATTTCTGGGACATCATGAAGGTGTCCAAGCGTCTGACGTTCTTTACCGCAGGTTACCAACAGGCAGCTATTATCTTTCCGTTCATCGTCGCTTCGCCGCGTTACTTGTCCGGCAAGATCGAACTCGGCGAGCTGATGCAAATCAGTTCGGCGTTCGGCAATGTGCAGGAGAGTTTCAGCTGGTTTATCAGTGCGTACCAGAACCTCGCGTCGTGGCGCGCCACTTGTGATCGTCTGCTGAGTTTCCGCCAAGCCATGACCGACAACGAAGAGCGTGCGCCGGCGATCGATGTGCAGAATTCGGGCTCGGCACTGAAGGTGCACAACCTGGGCCTCGATCTGGCTGACGGTCGTCATTTGCTGACCAACGCCGACATGACCTTGGAGGAGGGCGAGCGCGTAATGATCAGCGGCCGTTCCGGCAGTGGCAAGTCCACGTTGTTTCGGGCGATGGGGCATCTGTGGCCGACGGGCCACGGCAGCATTCGTCTGCCGACGGCGCGCTATCTGTTCCTGCCGCAGAAACCGTATCTGCCGATTGGCACGTTGCGCGAGGCCTTGAGTTATCCACAGGCCGGTGAGACCTATCCGCACGAGCGTTATGTTCACGTGCTGGAGACCTGCCGCTTGCCGCACCTTGTTGCGCGTCTGGACGAAGCCAATCACTGGCAGCGCATGCTGTCGCCGGGTGAACAGCAACGGCTGGCTTTCGCCCGCGCGCTGCTTTATGCACCGCAGTGGCTGTACATGGATGAAGCGACGTCGGCGATGGATGAAGAGGATGAAGCGTCGCTGTATCAGGCGTTGATCGATGAGATTCCGGGGCTGAGCATTGTCAGCGTCGGGCATCGCAGCAGCTTGAAGCGTTTCCACCCACGGCATGTGCGCATTGAAAATGGCCATCTGGTGGACCAGACCGTGATCGCATAA
- a CDS encoding FadR/GntR family transcriptional regulator, giving the protein MENPIDAPRLPRKRRSLAQELVTVLSEQIRDGHLKRGDKLPTESAIMDAHGVSRTVVREAISRLQAAGQVETRHGIGTFVLDTPSPSGFRIDPATVVTLRDVLAILELRISLEVESAGLAAQRRSPEQLALMRAALDALNESAAHASDAVASDFQFHLQIALSTGNRYFTDIMTHLGTSIIPRTRLNSARLAHDDQQHYMSRLSREHEEIYDAIARQDSDAARAAMRLHLTNSRERLRHAHEEAEAQRG; this is encoded by the coding sequence ATGGAAAACCCGATCGACGCACCACGCCTCCCTCGCAAGCGCCGCAGCCTCGCACAGGAATTGGTGACGGTGCTGTCCGAGCAGATCCGCGACGGTCACCTCAAGCGCGGCGACAAATTGCCCACCGAGTCGGCGATCATGGATGCCCATGGCGTCAGCCGCACCGTGGTGCGCGAGGCGATTTCCCGTTTGCAGGCGGCTGGCCAAGTGGAAACCCGCCACGGCATCGGCACCTTCGTGCTCGACACTCCAAGTCCAAGCGGCTTTCGCATCGACCCGGCGACCGTGGTCACTCTGCGGGATGTATTGGCAATTCTGGAATTGCGCATCAGCCTCGAAGTGGAATCCGCCGGCCTCGCCGCCCAACGCCGCAGCCCGGAACAGCTGGCCTTGATGCGCGCAGCACTGGACGCCTTGAATGAAAGTGCCGCCCACGCCAGCGATGCCGTAGCGTCGGATTTCCAGTTTCACCTGCAAATCGCCCTGTCGACAGGCAACCGCTACTTCACCGACATCATGACCCACCTGGGCACCAGCATCATTCCGCGCACACGGCTGAACTCCGCACGCCTGGCCCATGACGACCAGCAGCACTACATGAGTCGTCTGAGCCGTGAGCACGAAGAGATTTACGACGCGATCGCGCGCCAGGATTCGGATGCCGCGCGGGCGGCGATGCGTTTGCATCTGACCAATAGCCGCGAGCGGCTGCGCCATGCGCATGAAGAGGCTGAGGCGCAGCGGGGGTAG
- a CDS encoding phospholipase: MSGLHTQPQEKPEQIIANLDDLFTEDGIAVTANSSLILQLGEHNDAPKTPNTPTGKALKGKPQLKFEGGEHTAIGDSTLLRFIKDAPAVPASQVELHLPNGLALTYGQIVALGGDFYGIPDQPVSEGATPADRVQRFTNAFNSLAVLPASNAEAKLILGVMQKEIAAVKQAIKDGKQPHEAYDALGDTLSEEWNRITGGGSFVSALFPLGRYLKLAANNADHFAEWALLAYIAGHAAALQQAVKAHASGDEKQLELAYAMNAFADHYLTDLFSAGHLRVPRKQLASVVTPSDLGSLITRFMHDEDSKFGLNVRNGNGDQWRAYGDKRYFDAIDSANRVQVNQAVQVSADEVFAAYLSGTASAPGNFGALQKTPDLQAVLNLANSFSPLFRVEGNKVLRRKDVNNLNDTATVDDWWGWSTYLLLKDYKPTGNVA; the protein is encoded by the coding sequence ATGTCAGGTCTACACACTCAACCGCAGGAAAAACCCGAACAGATCATCGCGAATCTGGATGATCTTTTTACCGAAGACGGCATCGCCGTCACCGCCAACAGTTCGCTGATTCTGCAGCTAGGCGAACATAACGACGCACCTAAAACACCTAACACCCCGACCGGCAAAGCCTTGAAAGGCAAGCCTCAGCTGAAGTTCGAGGGCGGCGAACACACTGCCATTGGCGACAGCACCCTGCTGCGTTTCATCAAGGACGCGCCCGCTGTTCCGGCCTCGCAGGTAGAACTGCATTTACCGAATGGATTGGCGCTGACTTACGGTCAGATCGTTGCCCTGGGCGGCGATTTCTATGGCATCCCCGATCAACCGGTCAGCGAAGGCGCCACGCCTGCCGACCGCGTCCAGCGCTTTACCAACGCGTTCAATTCGCTGGCGGTGCTGCCGGCATCCAATGCCGAAGCCAAGCTGATCCTCGGCGTCATGCAGAAGGAAATTGCCGCGGTTAAACAGGCGATCAAGGACGGAAAACAGCCTCATGAGGCGTATGACGCCCTCGGAGATACGTTGTCCGAAGAGTGGAACAGAATCACCGGCGGCGGCAGTTTCGTCTCGGCGCTGTTTCCATTGGGGCGCTATCTGAAACTGGCCGCCAACAATGCCGATCACTTTGCCGAGTGGGCGCTGCTGGCGTACATCGCCGGGCATGCCGCAGCGCTGCAACAAGCAGTGAAGGCTCATGCCAGCGGTGATGAAAAGCAGCTCGAACTGGCCTACGCGATGAATGCGTTTGCCGATCACTACCTGACCGACCTGTTTTCCGCCGGCCATTTGCGCGTGCCACGAAAACAACTCGCGTCTGTGGTGACACCAAGTGATCTGGGCTCGCTGATTACCCGCTTCATGCACGACGAAGACAGCAAGTTCGGCCTCAATGTGCGCAATGGCAATGGCGATCAATGGCGCGCGTATGGCGACAAACGTTACTTCGACGCCATCGACAGCGCCAATCGCGTCCAGGTGAATCAGGCGGTACAAGTGTCGGCGGACGAAGTGTTTGCGGCGTATCTCAGCGGCACCGCCTCGGCGCCCGGCAACTTCGGCGCCTTGCAAAAGACGCCGGATCTGCAAGCCGTGTTGAACCTGGCCAACAGCTTTTCACCGCTGTTCCGGGTTGAAGGCAACAAAGTGCTGCGGCGCAAGGACGTCAACAACCTGAACGACACCGCCACCGTCGATGACTGGTGGGGATGGAGCACTTACCTGCTGCTCAAGGACTACAAACCCACTGGCAACGTAGCCTGA
- the kdgD gene encoding 5-dehydro-4-deoxyglucarate dehydratase, which produces MNPQELKSILSSGLLSFPVTDFNAQGDFHRAGYIKRLEWLAPYGATALFAAGGTGEFFSLAASEYSEIIKTAVDTCETSVPILAGVGGSTRQAIEYAQEAERLGAKGLLLLPHYLTEASQDGVAAHVEAVCKSVKIGVVVYNRNVCRLTAPLLERLAERCPNLIGYKDGLGDIELMVSIRRRLGDRFSYLGGLPTAEVYAAAYKALGVPVYSSAVFNFIPKTAMDFYHAIAREDHATVGKIIDDFFLPYLDIRNRKAGYAVSIVKAGAKIAGYDAGPVRAPLTDLTGEEYEMLAALIDKQGAQ; this is translated from the coding sequence ATGAATCCACAAGAACTGAAGTCCATCCTCTCTTCCGGCCTGCTGTCTTTCCCGGTCACCGATTTCAATGCCCAGGGCGATTTCCATCGCGCTGGTTACATCAAGCGTCTCGAATGGTTGGCCCCATACGGCGCCACGGCGTTGTTCGCCGCGGGCGGCACCGGTGAGTTCTTCTCTCTGGCGGCCAGCGAATATTCGGAAATCATCAAGACCGCCGTCGACACCTGCGAAACCAGCGTGCCGATTCTGGCCGGCGTGGGCGGTTCGACCCGTCAAGCCATCGAATACGCACAGGAAGCCGAGCGTCTGGGCGCCAAAGGTTTGCTGTTGCTGCCGCACTACCTGACCGAAGCCAGCCAGGACGGCGTTGCCGCCCACGTTGAAGCCGTGTGCAAATCGGTGAAAATTGGCGTGGTGGTTTACAACCGCAACGTCTGCCGCCTGACCGCTCCGTTGCTGGAACGTCTGGCTGAGCGCTGCCCGAACCTGATTGGCTACAAGGATGGCCTGGGCGATATCGAGTTGATGGTGTCGATCCGTCGCCGCCTCGGTGATCGTTTCAGCTACTTGGGTGGTTTGCCGACCGCCGAAGTTTACGCCGCTGCTTATAAGGCGCTGGGCGTGCCGGTCTACTCGTCGGCGGTGTTCAACTTCATCCCGAAAACCGCGATGGATTTCTACCACGCCATTGCCCGCGAAGATCACGCCACCGTCGGCAAGATCATCGACGACTTCTTCCTGCCGTACCTGGACATCCGTAACCGCAAAGCCGGTTACGCGGTAAGCATCGTCAAGGCCGGGGCAAAAATTGCCGGCTATGACGCAGGTCCTGTGCGTGCACCGCTGACCGATCTGACCGGCGAAGAGTACGAGATGCTCGCCGCGCTGATCGACAAGCAAGGTGCGCAGTAA
- a CDS encoding aldehyde dehydrogenase family protein: protein MADTKRFDNYINGEWVAGSDYCANINPSELTDTIGDYAKADLAQVQAAIDAARAAFPAWSTSGIQARHDSLDKVGSEILARREELGNLLAREEGKTLPEAIGEVTRAGNIFKFFAGECLRLSGDYLPSVRPGVNVEVTREALGVVGLITPWNFPIAIPSWKIAPALAYGNCVVLKPADLVPGCAWALAEIISRAGFPAGVFNLVMGSGRLVGDALVQSPKVDGISFTGSVGVGRQIAVNCVSRQAKVQLEMGGKNPQIILDDADLKQAVELSVQSAFYSTGQRCTASSRFIVTAGIHDKFVEAMAERMKSIKVGHALKTGTDIGPVVSQAQLEQDLKYIDIGQSEGARLVSGGGLVTCDTEGYYLAPTLFADSEAAMRISREEIFGPVANIVRVADYDAALAMANDTEFGLSAGIATTSLKYANHFKRHSQAGMVMVNLPTAGVDYHVPFGGRKGSSYGSREQGRYAQEFYTVVKTSYIGS, encoded by the coding sequence GTGGCAGATACAAAGCGTTTCGATAACTACATCAACGGTGAATGGGTCGCGGGCAGTGATTACTGCGCCAACATCAACCCGTCAGAACTGACCGATACCATCGGCGACTACGCCAAGGCTGACCTCGCTCAAGTCCAGGCCGCCATCGACGCCGCGCGCGCCGCGTTCCCGGCCTGGTCCACTTCGGGCATTCAGGCTCGTCACGATTCGCTGGATAAAGTCGGCAGCGAAATCCTCGCCCGCCGCGAAGAACTCGGCAACTTGCTGGCCCGGGAAGAGGGCAAGACCCTGCCCGAAGCCATCGGCGAAGTGACCCGCGCCGGCAACATCTTCAAGTTCTTCGCCGGTGAATGCCTGCGCCTCTCCGGCGACTACTTGCCGTCGGTGCGCCCGGGTGTGAACGTCGAAGTCACCCGCGAAGCATTGGGCGTCGTTGGCCTGATCACGCCGTGGAACTTCCCGATCGCGATCCCTTCGTGGAAAATCGCCCCGGCCCTGGCCTATGGCAACTGCGTCGTGCTGAAGCCGGCCGATCTGGTGCCGGGTTGCGCCTGGGCGCTGGCCGAAATCATCTCCCGCGCAGGCTTCCCGGCCGGCGTGTTCAACCTGGTGATGGGCAGCGGTCGTTTGGTGGGCGATGCGTTGGTGCAGAGTCCGAAAGTCGACGGCATCAGCTTCACCGGTTCGGTCGGTGTCGGTCGTCAGATCGCGGTCAACTGCGTCTCGCGCCAGGCCAAGGTTCAGCTGGAAATGGGCGGTAAGAACCCGCAGATCATTCTTGACGACGCCGACCTGAAACAAGCGGTCGAGTTGTCGGTACAGAGCGCGTTCTACTCCACCGGCCAGCGTTGCACGGCGTCGAGCCGCTTCATCGTCACCGCCGGGATTCACGACAAATTCGTTGAAGCCATGGCCGAGCGCATGAAGTCGATCAAGGTCGGCCACGCGCTGAAAACCGGCACCGACATCGGTCCGGTCGTCTCGCAAGCCCAGCTTGAACAGGATTTGAAGTACATCGACATCGGCCAGTCCGAAGGTGCACGTCTGGTCAGTGGCGGTGGTTTGGTGACGTGCGACACCGAAGGCTACTACCTCGCGCCAACGCTGTTTGCCGACAGTGAAGCGGCGATGCGCATCAGCCGTGAAGAGATCTTTGGTCCGGTGGCCAACATCGTTCGCGTTGCCGATTACGACGCTGCGCTAGCCATGGCCAACGACACCGAATTCGGTCTGTCGGCGGGCATCGCCACCACGTCGCTGAAGTACGCCAACCACTTCAAGCGCCACTCCCAGGCCGGGATGGTGATGGTCAACCTGCCGACGGCGGGCGTGGATTACCACGTTCCATTCGGTGGGCGTAAAGGTTCATCCTATGGTTCCCGCGAGCAAGGTCGCTACGCGCAAGAGTTCTACACGGTCGTGAAGACCAGCTACATCGGTTCCTGA
- a CDS encoding MFS transporter has product MQATKPTHVRYLILLMLFLVTTINYADRATIAIAGSSLQKDLGIDAVTLGYIFSAFGWAYVAGQIPGGWLLDRFGSKKIYALSIFTWSLFTVLQGYVGEFGMSTAVVALFMLRFLVGLAEAPSFPGNARIVAAWFPTAERGTASAIFNSAQYFATVLFAPLMGWIVYSFGWQHVFIVMGVIGIIFSGIWLKVIYSPRQHPMINEAEFKHIADNGGMVDMDQDKGKGTKADGPKWDYIRQLLTNRMMLGVYLGQYCINGITYFFLTWFPVYLVQERGMTILKAGFIASLPAICGFIGGVLGGVISDYLLRKGHSLTFARKAPIIAGLLVSSSIVACNYVDVEWMVVGFMALAFFGKGVGALGWAVVSDTSPKQIAGLSGGLFNTFGNIASITTPIVIGYIISSTGSFKWALVFVGCNALVAVFSYLVIVGPIKRVVLKEPPVSGPETNNKLSQAHS; this is encoded by the coding sequence ATGCAAGCGACCAAGCCGACTCACGTCCGCTATTTGATTCTGCTCATGCTTTTCCTGGTGACCACGATCAACTACGCCGACCGGGCCACTATCGCCATCGCGGGCTCCAGCCTGCAAAAAGACCTCGGTATCGACGCTGTCACCCTCGGCTACATCTTCTCTGCATTCGGTTGGGCCTACGTGGCCGGGCAAATTCCCGGTGGCTGGCTGCTGGACCGTTTCGGTTCGAAAAAAATCTACGCATTGAGCATCTTCACCTGGTCGCTGTTCACCGTGCTGCAGGGCTATGTCGGCGAGTTCGGCATGTCCACGGCGGTGGTTGCGCTGTTCATGCTGCGCTTCCTGGTGGGCCTGGCCGAAGCGCCATCCTTCCCCGGTAACGCGCGCATTGTCGCGGCCTGGTTCCCGACCGCTGAACGCGGTACGGCGTCTGCAATTTTCAACTCGGCGCAATACTTTGCCACCGTGTTGTTCGCACCGCTGATGGGCTGGATCGTCTACAGCTTCGGCTGGCAGCACGTGTTCATCGTCATGGGCGTGATCGGCATCATCTTCTCGGGGATCTGGCTGAAGGTGATCTACAGCCCGCGCCAACACCCGATGATCAACGAAGCCGAGTTCAAGCACATCGCCGACAACGGCGGCATGGTCGACATGGACCAGGACAAAGGCAAAGGTACAAAGGCTGACGGTCCGAAGTGGGACTACATCCGCCAGTTGCTGACCAACCGCATGATGCTCGGCGTGTATCTGGGCCAGTACTGCATCAACGGCATCACCTACTTCTTCCTGACCTGGTTCCCGGTGTACCTGGTGCAAGAACGCGGCATGACCATTCTCAAGGCCGGCTTCATTGCCTCGTTGCCGGCGATCTGCGGATTCATCGGTGGTGTGCTCGGCGGGGTGATTTCCGATTACCTGCTGCGCAAAGGGCATTCCCTGACCTTCGCCCGCAAGGCGCCGATCATTGCTGGCTTGCTGGTCTCCAGCAGCATCGTGGCCTGCAACTATGTCGATGTTGAGTGGATGGTTGTCGGCTTCATGGCCCTGGCATTCTTCGGCAAAGGTGTGGGTGCGCTGGGTTGGGCCGTGGTGTCCGACACCTCGCCAAAACAGATCGCCGGTCTCAGCGGCGGCTTGTTCAACACCTTCGGCAACATCGCTTCGATCACCACCCCGATCGTCATCGGTTACATCATCAGCTCCACCGGCTCGTTCAAATGGGCGCTGGTGTTTGTCGGTTGCAACGCACTGGTCGCAGTGTTCAGCTATCTGGTGATCGTTGGCCCGATCAAGCGTGTGGTACTTAAAGAGCCGCCAGTCAGCGGCCCTGAAACCAACAACAAATTGTCTCAAGCGCATTCCTGA
- the garD gene encoding galactarate dehydratase, producing MQLIEHSDSPRYIRLHERDNVVIVVNDQGVPAGTEFPDGLVTVDFVPQSHKVTLEDIPEGGQLIRYGQTIGYALQPIPRGSWVKEDQLRMPTAPPLDSLPLSTEVPAAQAPLEGFTFEGYRNADGTVGTRNILGITTTVQCVTGVLDHAVKRIKDELLPLYPNVDDVVALTHSYGCGVAITATDAYIPIRTVRNLARNPNLGGEALVISLGCEKLQAGQVMHENDSSVDLSDPWLYRLQDSSHGFTEMIEQIMALAETRLKKLDQRRRETVPASELILGMQCGGSDAFSGITANPALGYASDLLLRAGATVMFSEVTEVRDAIYLLTSRAETEEVAQELVREMDWYDRYLAKGEADRSANTTPGNKKGGLSNIVEKSLGSIVKSGSSAINGVLGPGERFKRKGLIFCATPASDFVCGTLQLAAGMNLHVFTTGRGTPYGLAMAPVVKVSTRTELAQRWPDLIDIDAGRIATGRASIEDLGWELFHYYLDVASGKKQTWAEQHKLHNDITLFNPAPIT from the coding sequence ATGCAGTTGATTGAACATTCCGACTCGCCGCGCTACATCCGCCTGCACGAGCGGGACAACGTGGTGATCGTGGTCAATGACCAAGGCGTACCGGCCGGCACCGAGTTTCCCGATGGCCTGGTGACGGTGGACTTCGTGCCGCAGAGCCATAAAGTCACCCTGGAAGACATTCCCGAGGGCGGCCAGTTGATTCGTTACGGCCAGACCATCGGCTACGCGTTGCAGCCGATTCCGCGCGGCAGCTGGGTCAAGGAAGATCAACTGCGCATGCCCACCGCGCCACCGCTGGACAGCCTGCCGCTGTCCACCGAAGTGCCGGCGGCGCAGGCACCGCTGGAAGGCTTCACGTTCGAGGGTTATCGCAACGCCGACGGCACCGTCGGCACGCGCAACATTCTGGGGATTACCACGACCGTTCAGTGTGTCACTGGCGTGCTGGACCATGCGGTCAAGCGCATCAAGGACGAGTTGTTGCCGCTTTATCCGAATGTCGATGACGTGGTGGCGCTGACCCATAGCTACGGCTGCGGCGTGGCCATTACCGCCACCGACGCGTACATCCCGATCCGCACCGTGCGCAACCTGGCGCGCAACCCGAACTTGGGAGGTGAAGCCTTGGTCATCAGCCTGGGCTGCGAGAAATTGCAGGCCGGGCAGGTGATGCACGAGAACGACAGCTCGGTGGATCTGAGCGATCCGTGGCTGTACCGCTTGCAGGATTCCAGTCACGGTTTCACCGAGATGATCGAGCAGATCATGGCGCTGGCCGAGACCCGTTTGAAGAAGCTCGACCAGCGTCGCCGGGAAACCGTGCCGGCGTCCGAGCTGATTCTGGGCATGCAGTGCGGCGGCAGCGATGCGTTTTCCGGCATCACTGCCAACCCGGCGCTGGGCTACGCTTCGGATCTGTTGCTGCGGGCTGGCGCGACGGTGATGTTTTCCGAAGTCACCGAAGTGCGTGATGCGATTTATCTGCTGACTTCCCGCGCGGAGACTGAGGAAGTTGCTCAGGAACTGGTGCGGGAAATGGACTGGTACGACCGCTACCTGGCCAAGGGTGAAGCGGATCGCAGCGCCAACACTACGCCGGGTAACAAGAAGGGCGGGTTGTCGAACATTGTCGAGAAGTCGTTGGGCTCAATCGTCAAATCCGGCAGCAGCGCGATCAACGGGGTGCTTGGCCCTGGTGAGCGGTTCAAGCGCAAAGGGCTGATTTTCTGCGCGACCCCGGCCAGTGATTTTGTCTGCGGGACGTTGCAACTGGCTGCGGGAATGAACCTGCACGTGTTCACCACCGGGCGTGGTACGCCATATGGTTTGGCGATGGCGCCCGTGGTGAAGGTGTCGACCCGGACCGAACTGGCGCAGCGCTGGCCGGACCTGATCGACATCGATGCTGGGCGCATTGCCACCGGGCGCGCTTCGATTGAAGACCTTGGGTGGGAGTTGTTCCACTACTACCTGGACGTGGCGAGCGGCAAGAAGCAGACGTGGGCCGAGCAGCACAAGCTGCATAACGACATCACCCTGTTCAACCCGGCGCCGATCACGTAA
- a CDS encoding AEC family transporter, producing MLAIFLETLNITAPVFAMLFLGVVLKRIGWINDNFIHTASALVFNVTMPALLFLGILHADLHAALQPALLIYFSLATLASFAIAWGWAILKCPREDRGIYTQGAFRGNNGVIGLALAASMYGDYGISLGAILAALVILFYNTLSTIVLAVYSPVIKSDPWSICKSVMVNPLIMSVFAAAPFAYFQIGLPGWLETSGQYLAQTTLPLALICIGGTLSLAALRKSGNMALSSSLVKMIGLPVLATLGAWLWGFRGAELGILFLYFGSPTAAASFVMARQADGNHELAAAIIVITTLMAAVTTNIGIFLLQWGGWI from the coding sequence ATGCTGGCTATCTTCCTCGAAACCCTGAACATCACCGCGCCGGTGTTTGCCATGCTGTTTCTGGGGGTGGTGCTCAAGCGCATCGGCTGGATCAACGACAACTTCATTCATACCGCGTCGGCCCTGGTGTTCAACGTCACCATGCCGGCGTTGCTGTTCCTGGGCATCCTGCATGCCGACTTGCACGCCGCGCTGCAACCGGCGCTGCTGATCTACTTCTCGCTCGCCACCCTGGCGTCTTTCGCCATCGCCTGGGGCTGGGCGATCTTGAAGTGCCCGCGGGAAGACCGGGGGATTTATACCCAGGGCGCGTTTCGCGGCAACAACGGTGTCATCGGCCTTGCGTTGGCGGCGAGCATGTACGGCGATTACGGGATTTCCCTCGGGGCGATTCTCGCGGCGCTGGTGATCCTGTTTTACAACACGCTCTCGACCATCGTGCTGGCGGTATACAGCCCGGTGATCAAATCCGATCCGTGGAGCATCTGCAAAAGCGTGATGGTCAACCCGCTGATCATGAGTGTGTTTGCTGCGGCACCGTTTGCTTACTTCCAGATTGGCTTACCGGGCTGGCTGGAAACCTCCGGCCAATACCTGGCGCAAACCACTCTGCCGTTGGCACTGATCTGCATCGGCGGCACGCTGTCGCTGGCGGCATTGCGCAAAAGCGGCAACATGGCGCTCAGCTCAAGCCTGGTGAAGATGATTGGCTTGCCGGTGCTAGCGACGCTGGGAGCGTGGCTTTGGGGTTTTCGTGGCGCGGAGTTGGGGATTCTGTTTCTGTACTTCGGCAGCCCCACCGCAGCGGCCAGTTTTGTCATGGCCCGTCAGGCCGATGGCAATCACGAACTGGCGGCGGCGATCATCGTCATCACCACGTTGATGGCGGCGGTGACCACCAACATCGGGATCTTTTTGTTGCAGTGGGGTGGGTGGATCTGA
- a CDS encoding carboxymuconolactone decarboxylase family protein → MGDAFVDRALGNATEFTQPLQDFVNEHAWGSVWNREGLPLKTRSLITLAALTALKCPQELKGHVRGALNNGCTVEEIREALLHCAVYAGVPAAIDAFRAAQEVIDTYQKPE, encoded by the coding sequence ATGGGCGATGCGTTCGTCGACCGCGCACTGGGCAATGCCACCGAGTTCACCCAGCCGCTGCAGGATTTCGTCAATGAACACGCGTGGGGCAGCGTGTGGAATCGCGAGGGTCTGCCGCTGAAGACCCGCAGCCTGATCACCCTCGCCGCGCTGACGGCGTTGAAGTGCCCGCAGGAATTGAAAGGTCACGTGCGCGGGGCGCTGAACAACGGCTGCACGGTGGAAGAGATTCGTGAGGCGCTGCTGCATTGCGCGGTGTATGCCGGTGTGCCGGCAGCGATCGATGCGTTTCGCGCGGCGCAGGAAGTGATCGATACCTATCAGAAGCCGGAGTAG